From Numenius arquata chromosome 4, bNumArq3.hap1.1, whole genome shotgun sequence, a single genomic window includes:
- the DSG2 gene encoding desmoglein-2, with the protein MSRGPAAVGRLLALMICLNCGNGLYVKVYNRNGRSGMLSHPNSLFRQKREWTVPPAFIREEEDNSYKNPIARIHSDLEDRGVVVTYTISGQGVTEPPYGLFVINGRTGDLNITGRVDREKTPMLLLRGHALDKSGAKVEEPIDLPIKIVDINDNPPVFSHEVFVGSIEELSETGTIVMRINATDADEPNNLNSKIAFRIISQSPSAAFTMDKDTGEVRVAKINLDRETQSSYSLVVEAKDRGGELGGNAATCSLDIKILDVNDNLPVVESHAFEGSIEENRVNVEILRIKVFDKDEKFSDNWLANFSFVSGNEGGFFRIITDNQTNEGILTVVKELDYEKMQSLNLGIVVTNKAEFHKSIKHSYKAQTIPIKINVINVREGPVFPGGTKTIEASEKLQIRQVIGQYQAYDEDTGKTAQRITYLKGRDPADWITIDSVTGEIRLAKNLDYESAHVVNGTYTITMLGVTTDFPKKTVTGTVVIQVKDENDNCPVIVNPVQTVCSDAKLVDVTADDLDGYPNSDPFTFTVIDEPEGTAKKWIIASRNGTSIQLVPPNLKLGRTEVPILVKDYQGLSCAQPQSLQLTVCNCADDGVCREKIAGAKSVGLGPGAVALIILAFLLLLLLPLLLLLCPCGSGAKGFAAIPDYSEAMLRQWNSEGAAPEEKPVLSLIPPTALGNSRGAAAVGAAAAGAAAGAAGAAATAAAAAAAAGMSREEIAAGGGSSASHVGEHCHTISRERWEEQRHLLSGADYGAMAAGVAGGMAGVEGKTVVAGGGVAVGAAGAMNEEFLRDYFNDKAVSFADEDEAQAANDCLLVYSQGESGSPHGSIGCCSFIEGDLDDHFLDDLGDKFKTLAEICIGRHINMKDSSSRNESGFGLNDTKSQFLDQQNVSSSEQAFASGSLFQPTPLVHAGHGAGEATVSKEVVTETTFASHSGQHDAPTLPAAHAETSFTMTETSYSAGAPARSAAVFLDPQFKENVVVTERVLAPASSLQGMVEVPNLPHRSNVVVKERVVKSEGTGAGALVVQDLPDSQYVVVRERERVLVPAAEQGSLSFSTLAEGHNVVVNERVVTASGAQSRAEQAVDAGSGRQEHVLITDSLLNQTGSSLEGPAPASATLSKSSRVTKYSTVQYTRS; encoded by the exons ATCTGTTTGAATTGTGGAAATGGACTCTACGTGAAG GTTTACAATCGAAATGGCAGGAGTGGCATGTTGTCTCACCCCAACAGCCTGTTCAGACAGAAGCGAGAATGGACGGTCCCTCCAGCATTCATACGGGAAGAGGAGGACAATTCCTATAAGAATCCAATTGCTAGA ATACATTCTGATCTTGAAGATAGAGGGGTAGTGGTGACTTACACTATATCTGGTCAAGGAGTAACAGAGCCCCCTTATGGATTATTTGTTATCAATGGAAGGACTGGAGACCTGAACATAACGGGAAGGGTTGACAGAGAAAAGACTCCAATGCTGCTT CTCAGAGGTCATGCACTAGATAAGAGTGGAGCAAAAGTGGAGGAGCCAATAGACCTCCCAATTAAAATTGTGGATATAAATGACAACCCTCCAGTGTTTTCACATGAAGTTTTTGTTGGTTCAATTGAAGAACTAAGTGAAACAG gtACAATTGTAATGAGGATAAATGCAACAGATGCGGATGAACCAAATAACCTAAATTCCAAAATTGCTTTCAGGATCATTTCCCAAAGCCCTAGCGCTGCATTCACTATGGATAAGGATACTGGCGAGGTTCGAGTAGCAAAAATAAACCTTGACAGAGAG ACACAAAGTAGCTATTCTTTGGTGGTGGAAGCAAAAGACCGTGGTGGTGAATTAGGTGGGAATGCTGCAACATGTTCTTTAGATATCAAGATTTTGGATGTCAATGACAATCTGCCTGTGGTTGAAAGTCATGCA TTTGAAGGAAGCATTGAAGAAAACAGAGTAAATGTGGAAATTCTGCGAATAAAAGTATTTGACAAAGATGAAAAGTTTTCTGATAATTGGCTGGCAAACTTTTCGTTTGTTTCTGGTAATGAAGGCGGCTTTTTTCGTATAATAACAGATAACCAAACAAACGAAGGCATTTTGACTGTTGTGAAG gAGCTGGAttatgaaaaaatgcaaagccTAAACTTGGGCATTGTTGTTACAAACAAAGCAGAGTTCCACAAGTCAATTAAACACAGTTATAAAGCACAAACAATTCCAATCAAAATTAACGTGATTAATGTGCGGGAAGGCCCTGTATTCCCTGGTGGCACAAAAACTATTGAAGCAAGTGAGAAACTGCAGATCAGACAGGTTATTGGACAATATCAAGCCTACGATGAAGACACTGGAAAAACAGCACAGCGCATCAC ATACTTGAAAGGAAGAGACCCAGCAGACTGGATCACTATAGACTCAGTCACAGGTGAAATACGGCTTGCTAAAAACCTCGATTATGAGTCGGCTCATGTAGTAAACGGTACCTACACTATCACCATGTTGGGTGTAACTACTG atTTTCCTAAGAAAACAGTCACCGGCACAGTCGTCATTCAAGTTAAAGATGAGAACGATAACTGCCCGGTTATTGTGAACCCTGTGCAGACTGTGTGTTCAGATGCAAAATTAGTTGATGTTACAGCTGATGATTTGGATGGTTACCCAAACAGCGATCCCTTCACCTTTACTGTCATTGATGAGCCAGAAGGGACAGCAAAAAAATGGATAATTGCATCCAGAAatg GCACCAGTATACAGCTGGTACCACCAAACCTGAAGCTGGGCAGAACTGAAGTTCCCATCCTAGTAAAGGATTACCAAGGGCTCAGCTGTGCTCAGCCTCAGTCTCTGCAACTGACTGTCTGTAACTGTGCGGATGACGGCGTGTGCAGAGAGAAGATCGCTGGTGCTAAGTCAGTGGGTCTGGGACCAGGAGCGGTTGCACTAATCATCTTGGCATTTTTACTTCTGCTGC TTCTTCCGCTGTTACTGCTGCTGTGTCCCTGCGGTTCGGGAGCAAAGGGATTTGCTGCGATACCGGACTACAGCGAAGCGATGTTGCGTCAGTGGAACAGCGAAGGGGCAGCTCCCGAGGAAAAG CCAGTGCTAAGCCTCATCCCACCCACTGCATTGGGGAACtcaagaggagcagcagcagtgggagcagcagcagcgggagcagcagcgggagcagcaggagcagcagcaacagcagcggcggcagcagcagcagcaggaatgaGCAGAGAAGAAATtgcagcaggaggaggcagctcAGCCTCTCACGTAGGAGAGCATTGCCACACTATTAGCAGGGAAAGATGGGAAGAGCAAAGACATCTCCTTTCTGGTGCTGACTATGGAGCCATGGCAGCTGGAGTGGCTGGAGGCATGGCGGGTGTAGAAGGCAAGACAGTGGTGGCTGGAGGAGGAGTCgcggtgggagcagcaggagccatgAATGAAGAGTTTTTAAGAGACTACTTCAATGAT AAAGCTGTCTCTTTTGCGGATGAAGATGAAGCTCAAGCTGCAAACGACTGTCTCCTGGTTTATTCCCAGGGAGAGTCAGGCTCTCCCCACGGCTCCATTGGCTGCTGCAGCTTTATTGAGGGTGATCTTGACGACCACTTTCTTGATGATTTAGGAGACAAATTTAAGACTCTAGCAGAAATATGCATAGGCAGACACATCAACATGAAAGACAGTAGCTCCAGGAATGAATCGGGTTTTGGTCTTAATGACACAAAGTCACAGTTCTTAGATCAGCAAAATGTTTCCAGCTCGGAACAAGCCTTTGCctcgggcagcctcttccagcccACCCCACTGGTGCACGCGGGCCATGGCGCAGGAGAAGCCACCGTGTCCAAGGAGGTGGTCACGGAAACAACCTTTGCATCCCACTCTGGGCAGCATGACGCTCCGACACTTCCCGCGGCCCACGCGGAGACCAGTTTCACCATGACAGAAACTTCCTACTCTGCAGGGGCTCCTGCCCGCTCGGCCGCTGTCTTTCTAGACCCCCAGTTTAAGGAGAACGTAGTGGTGACAGAAAGAGTGCTGGCACCTGCGTCAAGCTTGCAGGGTATGGTGGAAGTCCCCAATTTGCCACACAGAAGTAACGTGGTGGTTAAGGAGAGGGTGGTGAAGTCAGAGGGCACCGgagcaggagccctggtggtTCAGGATCTCCCTGACTCCCAGTATGTCGTGGTGAGGGAGCGGGAGAGGGTGCTTGTGCCcgctgcagagcagggctcacTCAGCTTCTCCACTTTGGCAGAGGGGCACAATGTGGTGGTGAACGAAAGGGTGGTGACAGCCTCAGGGGCGCAGAGCAGAGCCGAACAGGCGGTGGATGCTGGCTCAGGAAGGCAAGAGCACGTGTTGATCACAGACTCCCTGCTTAACCAGACAGGCTCCAGCTTAGAAGGGCCGGCTCCTGCCAGCGCCACACTCAGCAAGTCTTCCAGGGTCACCAAATACAGCACGGTGCAGTACACCCGCTCGTAG